GCATGCATTTGCTTCTCTCGAATTACgcttatttccattttctttttcaattataacCGGAAAATTATTGCACGCAAATATTTCATTAGAGGCAGTAGCATATCCTGCACATTCCATCAGAGCTTATTGAATAACAAACTTCCGTTAAAAAGATATTCGTGAGATCTCTTGTTTCTGATCCTTTAATCGCTGAATTCTTTATCGTTAATTCATCACACAAGGCTTGACCTagcatttatttgattatgcTGATTAAATTATATCGGTTTAATTAACTATGAAACACTAATGCAATACTCAATAGTATATTATTACGTAACGGCTGATTCTCGAATAATGCGCACAATTCATATCGCTAGCTGGTAAATCTGGACAAGTTTCACCAAAATCTCCTAACGTGCGTGAATTTTCACGCTCTATTTTTAAACCTCGATATCCAACCGCTTTTGGAAAAACGCGATTTGTTagttatttataataaatggagataaacaattgaatttgacgGACATCGAGTGTAATGAGCCCGATAGCAAAGATATCCAAAGCATAATTTTAAGCCTTGACTGCGAATTTGCGCATGGGGAATGCCCTGCTCCTCCTCAGTTCCTTGGAGGTCTTCTTTGCCTTCTCGCCGGTGGTGAGGGCACGACGCATAGCACGTGTTCTCTTGCTGCGGAGATCCAGGGGCTTGTATTTCTTATTCTGTGAAGATGAAAGATGTATTAGATTCATCGAAAAATGTCAATGCAGTATAATGAACCTCATACCTTGTAAACTTTTCGCAAgttctccttttgtttctggTTCATAACAATAAGAACGCGGGCGATAGATTTGCGGACGACGCGACTGTAAAGGAAAATAGTAGTTCATTAAAGATCATTGAAACCGTGCACAAACATAACAATGAAATAATGAATTGTCAACAGGTGAACTGTGCAAGATGAAGGTTTACACCATTCGCACACTTCAGACAAGACATAACATTAAACATGTAAAGAGaaccaaagtaaaaataatCTTACATCTTGGACAGTTTGGATGCAGCTCCGCTTGTGACTTTGGCCACCCTAAGCTGAGAGAGCTCTTTCTTGAGCTCATCAAGTTGTTTAAGGagttcctccttcttcttggtaCGAAGATCGCGGCATCTCACTTTAGCCTATtaagtaataagaaaaatgaaaaattattgaattgcTACAAACACCACATGAACAGCCAGGGTCGGCACACACACCGACATTTAACTCTATGTCAAAAACAAACCATCACTGGACAACTTTCAACATAAATGGGTTCACAAAAAGGTGCAAAATCAACTCTTCAATTACAGTCGACTGTAATGGTTGAAATAGTTTTATAATTCAGGATGATTTTGGATAGAAAAACCTTGCTTACCATTTCGGAACTGCTTTTTCTTCAAGTGACTGAAGGAAGAACTGCTCTGCTATAAGCTGGGCAAAGAAGGGAACAACGGTGCCAGCTATTCGATTTACCGGAgcgaaaacaaggaaaaaacctacaattttttacgaaaagaaaagtgattAAAACATTGGGaacgaaaattattaaaatcaagtttaaattttaaaaataaacgtattgaattgtaatttttttagaagatgattttgatttgtgttttgttttgctttagGTGGCAATCGCCGCTGTGGCCTATGACGTCGAATTCTTACAGACAGCAAAATATGCTGGTCAAGGTATTAATGAGATTGTTAGCACAAGTCCTAAAAGTTTTCCGTGTTTTAATGAAGTTTTACTGAAGTTTACCGTTATCTGTTTTGAAACGATGTAAATAAGTGGCGATATTATCGATGCAGACGTCGAAATCCTCCGACACAAAAATTTAGGATCCATAGTTAGTTAGAGCAggtttttcatttgtaattttgtgGCTGGAAGAACCAGAGAAAATTATTCACTGGTAATTCAATGGGGACACCTATTCATGAACGAGGATACACATCTGTCCTCGTACCTTATGTTCTTCAGTATCCAGCCAACACTTTGTGGGGAGAAAATACCCAAAGAAAACGTTTATGGCGTGTAAGTTGACATTTCACAGTCCCATCAAAGAGAcaagtattaattattttggaTTCTCAGAGGTGGAATCAGCTATCCAGATTTCAGCGCAACACTTGTCTACTCTTCATGGCTCTGCTAATCACTTTGTCCATACTATTTGTGTTGCCTAACCTTCCATCAAGTGGAGGTTTGCCAGCCCCATCTAAAAAcgaagcagcagcaggtcTGGATACAGTGCAAGGAATAAAACCAAGTTTAGATTATGAACGAGAACCTGAAGGTCCTCCAAAACCCATCACTCAATCAAGACCTATCCAAGAAAATTTCAGACCACTTAccaaagaagaggaagatcaTCACGCTGGCAAGAATGAAGACAAGTCTGTGAACCTACCCAGGAATGGATTTGATCCACTCAACacgaacaacaagaaaattatttttactggACCCACCAACGACCGTCAAAGAGCAGTTGTGGAAGCTTTTAGTCACGCTTGGAAGGGTTACAAAACCTATGCATGGGGCCACGACCACTTGAAGCCGATTAGCCAGACTTACAACGATTGGTTTCATCTTGGATTAACAATCATAGACTCTCTAGATACCATGTACATAATGGGTCTAACTGACGGTTTGTCCCCAAacacatttcaatttcataagtttttatttcatttcttatctTTCCAAATGTTTGAGATAGAATTCAACGAAGCCCGAAGTTGGGTCAAAGACTCTTTGCAATTCAATGGAAATCGAgatattaatttatttgaaaccACTATTCGAGTACTGGGCGGATTGCTCAGCACGTATCATTTATCTGGTGATAAAATGTTTCTAGACAAAGCGGTGAGATCCTTAAACTACTTTGTGCAACGgctaaaacgaaaaaatcaatACCTTTTAAATGTCAACTCTCCTTGCTTACAGCTGGAACTGGGTTTGCTTCTTTTGCCGAGCTTTAAAACGTCTTCGGGAGTGCCATATTCCGATGTTAACCTTGGCACGAAGAAGGCTCACCCTCCCAAGTGGAACGCCGACTCGACCACTTCGGAGGTGACGACCATTCAACTTGAATTTCGCGATCTCAGCCGCTCGACTGGTGATCCCACCTTCGAAGTAAGTAtagttgaattgaaatgattgCCGTTGAACCGACGAAAAACTGATCAATTCCAATGATAATTCCAGGAGCTGTCGTTTAGAGTGTCAAAGTTTATCCACAAGTTGCCAAAAACGGAAGGGTTGGTTCCCATTTTTATCAATCCGAACACGGGCCAATTCCGCAAGTCGACCATAACGCTGGGAGCTCGCGGAGATTCGTATTACGAGTACCTACTGAAGCAGTGGATTCAGACGGGCAGGACCATCGATTTGTAAGTTTGTGATGCCCCAATTAGACAACGGGACTAaagtaaatcattttcttgCATTGGATAGTTTACGAGATGACTACAACGCATCCATCAGTGGCGTCAAGAACCTCCTGGTTCGTCATTCCAAGCCGAACAATTTACTTTTCGTCGGAGAGCTTATCAACGGGAATGACTTTAAAGCCAAAATGGACCATTTGTTGTGTTTCCTTCCGGGCACGCTGGCCCTTGGCGTTCACTACGGCATGCCAAAAGAACATTTGCGCCTGGCGGAGGACCTCCTCTACACTTGCTACCAGACTTACGCAGCTCAGCCCACTCATCTAGCGCCCGAAATCACTTATTTCAACGAAGTAAGTCGTCAAGCCAACaccaaacaaaccaaaacacAAAGTAACCgccattcttttttccaaaacaaaaacaggatgAAAGTGATAACGACATGATCGTCAAACCGGCCGATTCGCACAATCTTTTGCGACCGGAAACGGTGGAGAGCCTGTGGTACATGTACCACTTGACGGGCAATACCACCTACCAAGACTGGGGCTGGAAAATTTTCCAGGTTTGCCAGAAATTGTAGGAAATGCTTAGGTTAATGCGATTAACAATGTTCTTTCATTGAATTATTCGCAGGCATTTGAAAAGTTTGCTCGGGTGGAAAACGGTTACAGCTCACTGGGCAACGTCAGGAGCGTGTCTGAGATTAAATTGCGAGACATGATGGAATCGTTCTTCCTGGGCGAGACGCTGAAATACTTTTACCTGCTCTTTAGCGACGACCAGAAGACGCTCAGCGTCGACCGCTACGTTCTCAATTCGGAAGCTCATTTCTTCCCCATTCACACTTCCCGATGACCACATCCTTTTTGCACCAACTACTTTTTCCCATCTTCTTtgaccttctctctctctctctcttttcttcgagTAAGAAAATATCACGAAGTTGAAACGAAAACATTCTAGTGTGCTCACGCGGGAATTTTGGGGGGGATGGTGGacatgtgtgtgtcttgtttcTTTATGTGTGCCGTATCAAACAACCTGGTTCTTTCACTTATATTACTTcacgtttgtttgttttttctctttttttataaatttatatatCTGGTCGAGAAGAGAAATGTGGGGGATAAcactaaacaaaaaagcaaacagcaacaacattaTTATTGTATGTTTCATTACACTagtcggaaaaaaaagttgacgaccattttatttgttacacatctaaattcttttttttttctcttgtgtcATAATATGATTTGAACTTATATCCCTCAGTCCCCTCTAGGCTCTAGGCTATTTCGATGCGAGAAACGATTTCCCAAAAGAATTGGGCAGCAGAACAGTCacgtcgaaagaaaaaaaagaaacgagcgCGATCACGAAAACCCTCATCGTGTAAATAATACGAGACGGGGTGGGGGCCAGTAGAAAACTCACGTAACGTATTGTGTGTGGCGTTCGATCAAGGAGGAAGTAGTAGGGGGACTAGTGTGCGTGATATCGACGCGGACCTCACACAAAACAGACTTTCTcccaacacaaaataaataatttctttcaaaaaggcatataacaaaaaagagaaaaagatatacCTGCTAGTCTGCCACACGACAGAGTCTACTAGTACCAAGGCACGTTTGCGTGTCTAGCCGGACAGGGCCAGAACTAAAAAGAGAATATCCATAACATCAGATATGTCcaccgaaatgaaaaaaaaggatctcgTTATTGTTAGATGAGTCATTTCATTCGGTTATTTACAAGCACGCTCGAATGGCGAGCGAGCGAGCGGTGAGTTATACATTGACACGAGTACGGCAAGTTGATGGTCGAAATTAGCGCCACGACGAGACACAATCCAGATGGATGAGAATCAAGAGAATTAGAAACACAAGAGCGACAAAGAGTGATTTATGGACGGGCCGGAAGAAGGGAGAATCAAATAGTACAATCGAGGttccaacaaaaatgaaaaagaaaaagttggacgttataaatgggagaaaagaGGTCGGGGAGACAGCCGGAAGCCGGAtcgattgtgtgtgt
This region of Daphnia pulex isolate KAP4 chromosome 9, ASM2113471v1 genomic DNA includes:
- the LOC124202310 gene encoding endoplasmic reticulum mannosyl-oligosaccharide 1,2-alpha-mannosidase-like isoform X1; amino-acid sequence: MGTPIHERGYTSVLVPYVLQYPANTLWGENTQRKRLWRRWNQLSRFQRNTCLLFMALLITLSILFVLPNLPSSGGLPAPSKNEAAAGLDTVQGIKPSLDYEREPEGPPKPITQSRPIQENFRPLTKEEEDHHAGKNEDKSVNLPRNGFDPLNTNNKKIIFTGPTNDRQRAVVEAFSHAWKGYKTYAWGHDHLKPISQTYNDWFHLGLTIIDSLDTMYIMGLTDGLSPNTFQFHKFLFHFLSFQMFEIEFNEARSWVKDSLQFNGNRDINLFETTIRVLGGLLSTYHLSGDKMFLDKALELGLLLLPSFKTSSGVPYSDVNLGTKKAHPPKWNADSTTSEVTTIQLEFRDLSRSTGDPTFEELSFRVSKFIHKLPKTEGLVPIFINPNTGQFRKSTITLGARGDSYYEYLLKQWIQTGRTIDFLRDDYNASISGVKNLLVRHSKPNNLLFVGELINGNDFKAKMDHLLCFLPGTLALGVHYGMPKEHLRLAEDLLYTCYQTYAAQPTHLAPEITYFNEDESDNDMIVKPADSHNLLRPETVESLWYMYHLTGNTTYQDWGWKIFQAFEKFARVENGYSSLGNVRSVSEIKLRDMMESFFLGETLKYFYLLFSDDQKTLSVDRYVLNSEAHFFPIHTSR
- the LOC124202309 gene encoding 60S ribosomal protein L35-like, giving the protein MAKVRCRDLRTKKKEELLKQLDELKKELSQLRVAKVTSGAASKLSKIRVVRKSIARVLIVMNQKQKENLRKVYKNKKYKPLDLRSKRTRAMRRALTTGEKAKKTSKELRRSRAFPMRKFAVKA
- the LOC124202310 gene encoding endoplasmic reticulum mannosyl-oligosaccharide 1,2-alpha-mannosidase-like isoform X2; translated protein: MGTPIHERGYTSVLVPYVLQYPANTLWGENTQRKRLWRRWNQLSRFQRNTCLLFMALLITLSILFVLPNLPSSGGLPAPSKNEAAAGLDTVQGIKPSLDYEREPEGPPKPITQSRPIQENFRPLTKEEEDHHAGKNEDKSVNLPRNGFDPLNTNNKKIIFTGPTNDRQRAVVEAFSHAWKGYKTYAWGHDHLKPISQTYNDWFHLGLTIIDSLDTMYIMGLTDEFNEARSWVKDSLQFNGNRDINLFETTIRVLGGLLSTYHLSGDKMFLDKALELGLLLLPSFKTSSGVPYSDVNLGTKKAHPPKWNADSTTSEVTTIQLEFRDLSRSTGDPTFEELSFRVSKFIHKLPKTEGLVPIFINPNTGQFRKSTITLGARGDSYYEYLLKQWIQTGRTIDFLRDDYNASISGVKNLLVRHSKPNNLLFVGELINGNDFKAKMDHLLCFLPGTLALGVHYGMPKEHLRLAEDLLYTCYQTYAAQPTHLAPEITYFNEDESDNDMIVKPADSHNLLRPETVESLWYMYHLTGNTTYQDWGWKIFQAFEKFARVENGYSSLGNVRSVSEIKLRDMMESFFLGETLKYFYLLFSDDQKTLSVDRYVLNSEAHFFPIHTSR